In Epinephelus moara isolate mb chromosome 9, YSFRI_EMoa_1.0, whole genome shotgun sequence, a genomic segment contains:
- the LOC126395627 gene encoding neuropeptide FF receptor 2-like: MTQNLDLNTSWVGGPNPSNSSRLQENPVTHQNITYVDFYLHKPSVAAIFTVSYLFIFLVCMVGNGVVCFIVLRSKNMRTVTNLFILNLAISDLLVGIFCMPTTLVDNIITGWPFGSIVCKLSGMVQGISVSASVFTLVAIAVDRFRCIVYPFKQKLTIATSKLIIVIIWVLAVSIMCPSGVMLQVTKEQRVRIVLGSNNTRPFYWCRENWPNQEMRKIYTTVLFANIYLAPLSLIVIMYARIGFTLSKTAILQVRGSGSMSEQGGGNSKSSMEGRHTILKKKNRVIMMLLVVALLFILSWLPLWTLMMLSDYASLTEHQYRVINIYVYPLAHWLAFFNSSVNPIIYGFFNENFRRGFQAAFKFQLCSENNGHQKTYSYRIRGNAVLPVQPAVLSRSGSRASSVLRKNGKCSCQEGGSLAAKSHIKEQDLIMEDLEMVSQI; encoded by the exons ATGACCCAGAACCTAGATCTTAACACCAGCTGGGTGGGGGGACCGAACCCATCTAATTCCTCAAGATTGCAGGAAAACCCTGTGACCCACCAGAACATCACTTATGTTGACTTCTACCTCCACAAGCCCTCTGTGGCTGCAATCTTCACCGTCTCCTACCTGTTCATATTCCTGGTGTGTATGGTGGGCAACGGCGTGGTGTGTTTCATCGTGCTGCGCAGCAAGAACATGCGTACGGTCACCAACCTGTTTATTCTCAACCTCGCCATCAGTGACCTGCTGGTTGGCATCTTCTGCATGCCAACCACGCTGGTGGACAACATCATAACAG GATGGCCATTTGGTAGCATAGTGTGTAAGCTAAGCGGTATGGTTCAAGGGATTTCCGTGTCAGCATCTGTCTTTACTCTAGTGGCAATAGCTGTTGACAG GTTCCGCTGCATTGTCTACCCTTTCAAGCAGAAGCTGACCATCGCCACCTCAAAGCTAATTATCGTCATTATATGGGTCCTAGCTGTGTCCATTATGTGTCCCTCTGGGGTCATGCTCCAAGTCACAAAGGAGCAGAGAGTGCGAATTGTCCTTGGTAGCAACAACACTCGCCCCTTCTACTGGTGCAGGGAAAATTGGCCCAATCAGGAAATGAGGAAAATCTATACCACCGTCCTGTTTGCCAACATCTACCTCGCTCCTCTCAGCCTTATCGTCATCATGTATGCCCGCATTGGCTTCACCCTCTCCAAGACAGCTATTCTTCAGGTGAGGGGCAGTGGAAGTATGTCGGAACAGGGTGGAGGCAACAGCAAATCTAGCATGGAGGGTCGTCACACAATTTTGAAGAAAAAGAATCGGGTGATAATGATGCTGCTGGTTGTGGCTCTGCTCTTCATCTTATCCTGGCTCCCTCTGTGGACGCTGATGATGCTGAGCGACTACGCCAGCCTGACAGAACACCAATATCGTGTTATTAACATTTACGTGTATCCCTTAGCTCACTGGTTGGCCTTCTTCAACAGCAGCGTCAACCCAATCATCTATGGGTTCTTCAACGAGAATTTTCGTAGAGGCTTTCAAGCTGCTTTCAAATTCCAGCTGTGCTCTGAGAACAATGGGCACCAGAAGACCTATTCGTACCGAATCCGAGGGAATGCTGTACTCCCGGTCCAGCCTGCTGTCCTCAGTAGATCAGGCTCAAGAGCCAGTTCAGTGTTAAGGAAGAATGGGAAGTGCTCATGTCAGGAAGGAGGGAGCTTGGCTGCTAAAAGTCATATCAAAGAACAGGACTTGATCATGGAGGACCTGGAAATGGTGTCTCAGATTTAG